From Corynebacterium aquatimens:
CGTCGTTAAGCGCTTTGCGCGTAAGCGGTATTCCGGCGCCTGCCCTGATCACGGATTTGCGCTGGTTGTAGGACAAACGTGGGAAAGCAGGGGAGAGCGCTAATGCGCGTCGAAATTCGCCCTTGTAGTGGTCCTTGCGCATCAGCCACAACACCACTGCGGCGCCCGCGGATTGCCCGGACAGTGTCACATTCGTGGGGTCGCCGCCGAAGGCTTCGATGTTGCGTTGCACCCACGTCAGTGCCGTGGCCACATCATTCACCGCGCGGAAATGCGCCGGTGGATCGTCGTGGAATTGGGCCAAGCCCTCCAGCATCAGGCGGTAACCGACTTTGACCAGGATTACCCCTTGCCGCGCCAAAGCATCCCCCGGGGCCGCGGGATCGGTATGGTCGCCCATCTCAAACCGGCCGCCGTGAACATGCACGATGACGGGAAGGTCATCGACATCTTTCGCGCCTAAAGGCGTGGTGATCGACAACGCTATGTCGTCGGGTCGCTCCACCGTGGCGTCGATAAGCATGCCCTGCGGTGCGGGCTCCGCATCACTAAACGGCGCCGGAATACGCGAGTAAGCGATGGAATGAAAGCGTGCCACGTCTTCATCGGCCACCCCAATGATAGTGCCGGCTGGACAGGTGACCTCCACGGGGGATTCACTAACGGTCATAGTTTTAAACCTTAGCTTTAGAATCAAAAGCAGTTTTAGAATCGACGTTTCACAAGTGCGGAAAGGAGCGCAATGCTGGATTGGTTTACGCAGCTCAGCCCGTGGTTTCAGCTTCCCATTGTCTTGCTGATCGCGGTGCCCATTGCGTTTGTCATCGCCCTTCTCATGCTGCGGAGCACAGATTGGGTCGCGGCACGCACTGGGCGCACGCACACGCTTATCGACGATTCCCGCGCCGCAGTCCCGGCCCCGACTGAAGGGGATAGAGGTTCTGGCACAGGAACTGGGGCAATGCCTGGCACCGTCGCACGCGGCTCTGTGCGGTGGGTGGTCAATGACACCGACGACGTAACGCCGAAACCACGCGCTGAGTTAGACTAACGAGCCATGGCCAACCCCGAGGAATTGCGGAAGCAAGATCAACAGCTGCCGAAGCGCAAGCGCAAGTACCCGAAGTCCCGGGTCACGCAAGCGCTGTGGGTTCTTTTAGCGCTCGTGGTCATTGCGGGTGTCGCGGGCCTGCTGTAGGCACATTTACGCTGGTGACCGTAGTCGCCGCGGGACGCTACGAAGACCGCTTGGATGCCTCGGACATCCGGTGGAAGAGC
This genomic window contains:
- a CDS encoding carboxylesterase family protein produces the protein MTVSESPVEVTCPAGTIIGVADEDVARFHSIAYSRIPAPFSDAEPAPQGMLIDATVERPDDIALSITTPLGAKDVDDLPVIVHVHGGRFEMGDHTDPAAPGDALARQGVILVKVGYRLMLEGLAQFHDDPPAHFRAVNDVATALTWVQRNIEAFGGDPTNVTLSGQSAGAAVVLWLMRKDHYKGEFRRALALSPAFPRLSYNQRKSVIRAGAGIPLTRKALNDAAATRSGQKKIRRGYSAVRRRYFTDMALGPAPLDPAEMAEVDLVISSLSEEMYEAAAKRDRANMARFDMILPGFIMGLKPDHYVRFFKVLKARNPKHILGEFFSANLIRRWVDMISLNAPGRVWQAELVGDGVVKPYHCADLAPLFAGEGYAQGEGLNAWLVTYARTGEPGWEPYSDHHNALRVDLSGKNPELVREPLAYLREAFSLKWD